The Fragaria vesca subsp. vesca linkage group LG2, FraVesHawaii_1.0, whole genome shotgun sequence genome includes a window with the following:
- the LOC101300682 gene encoding UDP-glycosyltransferase 74F2-like — protein sequence MEKEQRDYKAHCLVIPYPSQGHINPLLQFSKLLDHKGVKVTLVTTRYIYNTMYKGSCCTALETISLETISDGFDEGWKTQGVSIQAYLESFWKVGSQTLAELIEKLSVSGCPVDCLVYDAFMPWPLDIAKKFGIVGAVFFTQSCAVDNIYNHVNKGVLKLPLTDSEISLPGMPPLEPLDLPSFLSDFGSYPAFFEVVIGQFCNIDKADWVLCNTFYELEEQVVDWLAKFWPVRTIGPTIPSNYLDNLLKDDQGYGVDLFKSSNDACMKWLNKHPKNTVAYISFGSGAQLGLEQMQELAWGLKRSKSKFLWVVRESEAAKVPEGFIEETAEKGLVVSWCSQLEVLAHQAVGCFVTHCGWNSTLESLSLGVPLVAMPQLTDQSTNAKYIKDVWEIGVKAQPDEKGIVRRDEVEHCINEIMEGDKGKEIQKNAMKWKDLARKAVVDGGSSNRNIDEFIATLVKH from the exons ATGGAGAAAGAACAGAGAGACTACAAAGCTCACTGCTTGGTCATTCCCTATCCTAGTCAAGGCCATATCAACCCTCTCCTCCAATTTTCTAAGCTTTTAGATCACAAAGGAGTCAAAGTCACACTGGTCACTACTCGTTATATCTACAATACAATGTACAAAGGATCATGTTGCACTGCACTTGAGACTATCTCACTGGAGACCATCTCTGATGGTTTTGACGAAGGCTGGAAAACGCAGGGTGTAAGTATCCAGGCCTATTTGGAGAGCTTTTGGAAAGTAGGGTCCCAGACTTTGGCTGAGCTCATTGAGAAGCTATCGGTCTCAGGGTGCCCAGTTGACTGTCTTGTTTATGATGCATTCATGCCTTGGCCTTTGGACATTGCCAAGAAGTTTGGAATAGTTGGGGCTGTTTTCTTTACTCAGTCTTGTGCTGTTGACAACATTTACAATCATGTCAACAAAGGGGTATTGAAACTTCCTCTTACTGACTCAGAAATTTCTCTTCCCGGGATGCCACCACTTGAGCCTTTGGACCTGCCATCTTTTCTATCCGATTTCGGGTCTTATCCAGCTTTCTTTGAAGTTGTTATCGGTCAGTTCTGCAATATTGACAAAGCCGACTGGGTCCTCTGCAACACATTTTATGAGTTGGAAGAACAA GTGGTGGATTGGTTGGCAAAGTTTTGGCCAGTGAGGACCATTGGACCAACTATACCATCTAACTACTTGGATAACCTACTTAAAGACGACCAAGGTTATGGCGTTGACCTCTTTAAATCCAGCAATGATGCATGCATGAAATGGTTAAACAAGCATCCAAAGAATACTGTTGCTTACATCTCATTCGGTAGTGGTGCACAACTTGGACTTGAGCAAATGCAGGAACTGGCATGGGGTTTGAAGAGGAGCAAAAGCAAATTCTTGTGGGTGGTTAGAGAATCAGAAGCAGCCAAAGTCCCCGAAGGGTTCATCGAGGAGACAGCTGAGAAGGGTTTGGTGGTTTCATGGTGCTCCCAACTAGAGGTTTTGGCTCATCAGGCTGTTGGGTGCTTCGTTACACATTGTGGTTGGAACTCCACTTTGGAGTCTCTGAGTTTAGGAGTTCCATTAGTGGCAATGCCACAATTGACTGACCAAAGCACCAATGCCAAGTACATTAAGGATGTTTGGGAAATAGGGGTAAAAGCTCAACCTGATGAGAAAGGCATTGTAAGGCGAGACGAAGTTGAGCATTGTATAAATGAAATCATGGAGGGGGACAAAGGAAAAGAAATACAAAAGAATGCCATGAAATGGAAAGATTTGGCTCGAAAGGCAGTGGTTGACGGTGGAAGTTCCAACAGAAACATTGATGAGTTCATTGCGACGTTGGTTAAGCATTAA
- the LOC101300970 gene encoding UDP-glycosyltransferase 74E1-like translates to MEKEQRDYKAHCLVFPYPSQGHINPLLQFSKLLDHKGVKVTLVTTRFIYNTMYKGSCCTALETISLEAISDGFDEGWKTQGVSIQAYLESFWKVGSQNLFELIEKLSGSGCPVDCLVYDAIMPWPLDIAKKFGIVGAVFFTQSCAVDNIYNHVNKGVLKLPLTDSEISLPGMLPLEPLDLPSFLSDFGSYPAYFEVVVGQFCNVDKADWVLCNTFYELEEQVVDWLAKFWPVRTIGPTIPSNYLDNRLKDDKGYGVDLFKSSNDACMKWLNKHPKNSVAYISFGSAAQLGLEQMEELAWGLKRSKSKFLWVVRESEAAKVPEGFIKEIAEKGLVVSWCSQIEVLAHEAVGCFITHCGWNSTLESLSLGVPLVAMPQYSDQSTNAKYIKDVWEIGVKAQPDEKGIVRREEVERCINEIMEGDNGKEIQKNAMKWKDLARKAVVDGGSSNRNIDEFIATLVKH, encoded by the exons ATGGAGAAAGAACAGAGAGACTACAAAGCTCACTGCTTGGTCTTTCCCTATCCTAGTCAAGGCCATATCAACCCTCTCCTGCAATTTTCTAAGCTTTTAGATCACAAAGGAGTCAAAGTCACACTGGTCACTACTCGTTTTATCTACAATACAATGTACAAAGGATCATGTTGCACTGCACTTGAGACTATCTCACTGGAGGCCATCTCTGATGGTTTCGACGAAGGCTGGAAAACGCAGGGTGTAAGTATCCAGGCCTATTTGGAGAGCTTTTGGAAAGTGGGGTCGCAGAATTTGTTTGAGCTCATTGAGAAGCTATCTGGCTCAGGGTGCCCAGTTGACTGTCTTGTTTATGATGCAATCATGCCTTGGCCTTTGGACATTGCCAAGAAGTTTGGAATAGTTGGGGCTGTTTTCTTTACTCAGTCTTGTGCTGTTGACAACATTTACAATCATGTCAACAAAGGGGTACTGAAACTTCCTCTTACTGACTCAGAAATTTCTCTTCCCGGGATGCTACCACTTGAGCCTTTGGACCTGCCATCTTTTCTATCCGATTTCGGGTCTTATCCAGCTTACTTTGAAGTTGTTGTCGGTCAGTTCTGCAATGTTGACAAAGCCGATTGGGTCCTCTGCAACACATTTTATGAGTTGGAAGAACAA GTGGTGGATTGGTTGGCAAAGTTTTGGCCAGTGAGGACCATTGGACCAACTATACCATCTAACTACTTGGATAACCGACTTAAAGACGACAAAGGTTATGGCGTTGACCTCTTTAAATCCAGCAATGATGCATGCATGAAATGGTTAAACAAACATCCGAAGAACTCTGTTGCTTACATCTCATTCGGCAGTGCTGCACAACTTGGACTTGAGCAAATGGAGGAACTGGCGTGGGGTTTGAAAAGGAGCAAAAGCAAATTCTTGTGGGTGGTTAGAGAATCAGAAGCAGCTAAAGTCCCCGAAGGGTTCATCAAGGAGATAGCTGAGAAGGGTTTGGTGGTTTCATGGTGCTCCCAAATAGAGGTTTTGGCTCATGAGGCTGTTGGGTGCTTCATTACACATTGTGGTTGGAACTCAACTTTGGAGTCTCTGAGTTTAGGAGTTCCATTAGTGGCAATGCCACAATATTCTGACCAAAGCACCAATGCCAAGTACATTAAGGATGTTTGGGAAATAGGGGTTAAAGCTCAACCTGATGAGAAAGGCATTGTAAGGCGAGAAGAAGTTGAGCGTTGTATTAATGAAATCATGGAGGGGGACAACGGAAAAGAAATACAAAAGAATGCCATGAAATGGAAAGATTTGGCTCGAAAGGCAGTGGTTGACGGTGGAAGTTCCAACAGAAACATTGATGAGTTCATTGCGACGTTGGTTAAGCATTAA
- the LOC101301254 gene encoding probable LRR receptor-like serine/threonine-protein kinase At1g05700-like — protein MHKFLTWKDRLQIAIDAAQGLEYLHYGCKPPIIHRDVKLTNILLNEYLQAKLSDFGLSKSFPTNDGSHVSTLVVGTPGYLDPDIKHDR, from the exons ATGCACAAATTTTTGACTTGGAAAGATCGGTTACAAATAGCAATAGATGCTGCACAAG GACTGGAATATTTGCACTATGGTTGCAAGCCGCCCATAATCCACAGGGATGTCAAGTTGACAAATATCCTGCTGAATGAATATCTTCAAGCTAAACTATCAGATTTTGGCCTATCCAAGAGTTTTCCAACTAATGATGGCAGTCATGTATCAACTCTTGTTGTTGGCACTCCAGGGTACCTTGATCCTGA TATCAAGCATGACCGTTAA